A segment of the Natrinema sp. SYSU A 869 genome:
TTCGGAACCGGTCGCCCAACCGCTCGAACGCCGATGCCATATCAGGGACGAGATCCTGCTCTCGAATGACGATCACGTGACGGTCGGGAAAGAGGCTGGCGAGTTCGGAACCTGTCGGTGTCGACTCGAGCACGACTGAGCCGTAGTCGGCGACGCCGAGCGCCGCGGCGGTCACGCCACAGGCCGCCTCGCGGAGTTGGTCGGATGTCGGATCGAGAACGATATCCATTCCCTCGAGCGAAACCTCCTCGAAGGGGAGCGGCGCGCCGATCGCGGGCTGGTCAATAACGTCGGCGAGTGCGTCCTGA
Coding sequences within it:
- a CDS encoding LUD domain-containing protein, with translation METQLETFETNLGDVRTAVTRTSPAAFQDALADVIDQPAIGAPLPFEEVSLEGMDIVLDPTSDQLREAACGVTAAALGVADYGSVVLESTPTGSELASLFPDRHVIVIREQDLVPDMASAFERLGDRFRNGNGDAVIATGPSATADMGELVYGVHGPRETHAVILEE